The following proteins are encoded in a genomic region of Arthrobacter jiangjiafuii:
- a CDS encoding coiled-coil domain-containing protein translates to MLTMLLRGKKLTQVSLGSVLMTAVLTAAVLTAAPAAPAAAGDFPTWEEVEQAKENAADKAGQVSEIEQLLGELTADAGSLGTAAVQASGEYQRAAAEAEENNRALDVLSRQRQEAAESAQLLSEQMGALAAQTYKTGGMDSSLLMLLDADEAVGAMERLTTLQGLTDRTGNLHAQSTAAANVLHSLEEKESAAVRIREESAGEAQRLASDAEAAAAVADAAVREQQERSALMLEQLADLRGTSVQVETERIRGLQAEETYRQQQAARQAEETAGETGSVTVNRGSGQLAPPAAGGRDPVIIPIPAPQVPKPKPVSPAPPVPPAPVVPEPAPAPVPAPAPVPVPVDDPAAAQAYASSRLGAYGWGQDQFRCLLNLWQRESGWRTSANNPYSGAYGIPQSYPGDKMASVGADWRTNYRTQIEWGLGYIQWRYANPCAAWQHSEDKNWY, encoded by the coding sequence ATGTTGACTATGTTGCTGCGGGGGAAGAAGTTAACTCAGGTTTCCCTCGGTTCCGTGCTGATGACCGCCGTGCTGACCGCCGCGGTCCTCACCGCTGCGCCGGCCGCTCCGGCTGCCGCCGGCGATTTCCCCACGTGGGAAGAGGTGGAGCAGGCCAAGGAGAACGCTGCCGACAAAGCCGGCCAGGTTTCCGAGATCGAACAGCTGCTCGGCGAGCTCACCGCTGATGCCGGCAGCCTCGGAACAGCTGCAGTGCAGGCCTCCGGGGAGTACCAGCGGGCGGCGGCCGAAGCCGAAGAGAACAACCGCGCCCTTGATGTTCTTTCCCGGCAGCGGCAGGAAGCTGCGGAGTCGGCACAGCTGCTCTCTGAGCAGATGGGTGCGCTGGCCGCGCAGACCTACAAGACCGGTGGCATGGACTCCAGTCTGCTGATGCTCCTGGACGCCGATGAAGCGGTGGGGGCGATGGAGCGGCTCACGACCCTGCAGGGCCTCACCGACCGCACCGGCAATCTCCATGCACAGTCCACGGCAGCGGCCAACGTGCTGCACAGCTTGGAGGAAAAGGAATCGGCGGCGGTCAGGATCCGCGAGGAATCAGCCGGTGAAGCCCAGAGGCTGGCTTCCGATGCCGAAGCAGCTGCGGCCGTTGCCGACGCGGCCGTGCGGGAGCAGCAGGAGCGCAGCGCCCTGATGCTGGAGCAGTTGGCCGACCTCCGCGGCACCAGCGTCCAAGTGGAAACCGAACGTATCCGGGGGCTCCAGGCGGAGGAAACGTACCGTCAGCAGCAGGCGGCCCGCCAGGCGGAAGAGACTGCGGGCGAGACCGGATCCGTAACGGTAAACCGCGGGTCGGGACAGCTGGCTCCACCGGCGGCAGGAGGCCGGGATCCAGTGATTATTCCCATACCCGCGCCGCAGGTCCCAAAACCCAAACCAGTTTCACCGGCCCCTCCAGTACCACCTGCACCCGTTGTCCCTGAACCGGCTCCTGCGCCGGTCCCCGCCCCTGCACCCGTCCCTGTCCCGGTGGATGATCCTGCCGCTGCCCAGGCCTATGCATCCTCCAGATTGGGTGCCTACGGCTGGGGGCAGGACCAGTTCCGGTGCCTGTTGAACCTCTGGCAGCGTGAATCCGGCTGGCGGACCAGCGCAAACAATCCGTACAGCGGCGCCTACGGTATCCCGCAGTCCTACCCCGGCGACAAGATGGCCAGCGTGGGTGCGGACTGGCGGACCAACTACCGCACGCAGATCGAATGGGGCCTGGGGTACATCCAGTGGCGCTACGCCAATCCCTGTGCGGCCTGGCAGCATTCAGAAGACAAAAACTGGTATTAA
- the miaB gene encoding tRNA (N6-isopentenyl adenosine(37)-C2)-methylthiotransferase MiaB, with protein MTISTPSPAEELRPPRTYQVRTFGCQMNVHDSERISGLLENAGYVPADGDTADVVVFNTCAVRENADNKLYGNLGMLAHVKETRPGMQIAVGGCLAQKDRETIQRKAPWVDAVFGTHNIGSLPALLERARHNDEAQLEILESLDVFPSTLPTKRDSVYAGWVSISVGCNNTCTFCIVPALRGKERDRRPGEILAEIQALVDDGAIEVTLLGQNVNSYGVEFGDRGAFAKLLRACGSIEGLERVRFTSPHPAAFTQDVIDAMAETPNVMPQLHMPLQSGSDKVLKDMRRSYRSKKFLGILDSVRERMPHAAISTDIIVGFPGETEEDFAATLDVVERSRFATAFTFQYSKRPGTPAAELEDQLPKEVVQERFERLTALQDRIAAEENAKQVGTTVEVMVTAGSGRKSDETGRLSGRSRDQRLVHFSVPEGCPVPRPGDLVTVPVTSAASFHLVSDPASAADYSLRRSRAGDAWDRSQAESCGVPAPAAAGGKPGVSLGMPTLPPRA; from the coding sequence TTGACTATATCCACGCCTTCTCCCGCCGAAGAGCTGCGGCCCCCGCGCACCTATCAGGTACGGACCTTCGGTTGCCAAATGAATGTCCACGATTCCGAGCGGATTTCCGGCCTGCTGGAAAACGCCGGCTACGTGCCGGCCGACGGCGACACGGCCGACGTCGTCGTCTTCAATACCTGCGCGGTGAGGGAAAACGCTGACAACAAGCTGTACGGCAACCTGGGCATGCTGGCGCATGTGAAGGAAACACGGCCCGGCATGCAGATTGCCGTCGGCGGCTGCCTGGCGCAAAAGGACCGCGAAACCATCCAGCGCAAGGCTCCCTGGGTGGACGCCGTCTTCGGTACGCACAACATCGGCTCCCTGCCGGCCCTGCTCGAGCGCGCCAGGCACAACGACGAGGCGCAGCTGGAAATCCTGGAATCGCTGGACGTTTTCCCGTCCACCCTGCCCACCAAGCGGGACTCCGTTTATGCCGGCTGGGTTTCGATCTCCGTGGGCTGCAACAACACCTGTACGTTCTGCATCGTTCCCGCGCTGCGGGGCAAGGAGCGGGACCGGCGTCCCGGTGAAATCCTGGCCGAGATCCAGGCACTGGTCGACGACGGCGCCATCGAAGTCACGCTGCTGGGCCAGAACGTGAACTCGTACGGGGTCGAATTTGGCGACCGCGGAGCCTTCGCCAAACTGCTGCGCGCCTGCGGCAGCATTGAGGGCCTGGAGCGCGTGCGCTTCACCAGCCCGCATCCGGCAGCCTTCACGCAGGATGTCATCGACGCGATGGCCGAGACCCCCAACGTCATGCCCCAGCTGCACATGCCGCTGCAGTCCGGATCGGACAAGGTCCTCAAGGACATGCGCCGGTCCTACCGCTCGAAGAAGTTCCTGGGCATCCTGGACAGCGTGCGCGAGCGGATGCCGCATGCAGCCATTTCCACCGACATCATCGTCGGCTTCCCCGGCGAAACCGAAGAGGACTTCGCCGCCACGCTCGACGTCGTGGAGCGCTCCCGCTTTGCCACCGCCTTTACCTTCCAATACTCCAAACGCCCCGGCACACCCGCGGCGGAGTTGGAGGACCAGCTGCCCAAGGAAGTGGTGCAGGAACGGTTCGAACGGCTGACCGCGCTGCAGGACCGCATTGCCGCCGAGGAGAACGCCAAGCAGGTCGGTACCACTGTGGAGGTGATGGTCACCGCCGGCTCCGGCCGCAAGTCCGACGAGACCGGCCGCCTGTCCGGCCGGTCCCGCGACCAGCGCCTGGTGCACTTCTCGGTTCCCGAGGGCTGCCCGGTGCCGCGCCCGGGCGACCTGGTGACCGTGCCGGTGACCTCCGCAGCGTCCTTCCATCTGGTGTCGGATCCGGCCTCCGCAGCGGATTATTCACTGCGCAGGTCGCGCGCCGGAGATGCCTGGGACCGGTCGCAGGCCGAATCCTGCGGCGTTCCGGCTCCCGCGGCCGCCGGCGGCAAACCGGGGGTTTCACTGGGCATGCCCACGCTGCCTCCGCGCGCCTAG
- the miaA gene encoding tRNA (adenosine(37)-N6)-dimethylallyltransferase MiaA: protein MHHSSSADAPRDAHGDARTHPVVAVVGPTGSGKSDLGVDLALKLGGEVINADAMQFYRGMDIGTAKISVPERRGVPHHLLDIMDVTEEASVSAFQAQARALIADIQSRGRYPILVGGSGLYVRAALDVLEFPGTDPALRAELERELETVGFEALRERLRAVDPVSAQRVGDGRRVVRALEVHRLTGRPFSSFMPTREYVQPAVQLGLNVERSLLHRRLAARVDKMVEQGLLEEVRTLEARGLREGKTAGRALGYSQFLQVLDGESTVAQAAEQTVVATRQFARRQLTWFRADPRITWLDWDDPDLTARAAAAILEQ from the coding sequence ATGCACCATTCTTCTTCTGCCGATGCCCCGCGCGATGCCCACGGTGACGCGCGCACCCACCCCGTGGTCGCCGTCGTCGGCCCCACCGGCTCCGGCAAATCCGACCTGGGAGTGGACCTCGCCCTGAAACTCGGCGGCGAAGTGATCAACGCCGACGCCATGCAGTTCTACCGCGGCATGGATATCGGCACCGCTAAAATCAGCGTCCCGGAGCGCCGCGGTGTGCCGCACCATCTGCTGGACATCATGGATGTGACCGAAGAGGCCAGCGTTTCGGCGTTCCAGGCCCAGGCCCGCGCCCTGATCGCCGACATCCAGTCCCGCGGACGGTATCCCATCCTGGTGGGAGGCTCCGGCCTGTATGTCCGGGCCGCCCTGGATGTGCTGGAGTTCCCCGGGACCGATCCGGCGCTGCGGGCGGAACTGGAACGCGAGTTGGAAACGGTAGGATTCGAGGCTCTTCGCGAGCGGCTGCGCGCGGTGGATCCGGTGTCCGCGCAGCGGGTGGGGGACGGACGGCGCGTGGTCCGCGCCCTGGAAGTCCACCGGCTCACCGGGCGCCCGTTCAGCTCCTTCATGCCCACCCGTGAGTACGTCCAGCCCGCCGTCCAGCTCGGACTGAATGTGGAACGAAGCCTGCTGCACCGGCGGCTGGCCGCCCGCGTGGACAAGATGGTCGAGCAGGGGCTGCTGGAAGAAGTCCGGACACTGGAGGCCCGCGGGCTGCGCGAAGGCAAAACCGCCGGCCGCGCCCTGGGCTATTCGCAGTTCCTCCAAGTGCTCGACGGCGAATCAACCGTGGCGCAGGCAGCGGAACAGACTGTGGTGGCCACCCGCCAGTTCGCCCGCCGCCAGCTGACCTGGTTCCGGGCCGATCCCCGGATCACGTGGCTGGACTGGGACGATCCCGACCTCACGGCCCGGGCCGCCGCCGCTATCCTTGAACAGTGA
- the dapF gene encoding diaminopimelate epimerase → MPDSGVSASGLPVSLAGLPFAKGHGTGNDFVLVADPAGDHDFSPAAAAAVCDRHRGIGADGLIRAVRSEHLPEGQALLQTNPAAEWFMDYRNSDGSLSEMCGNGVRVFVHFLLAEGLAEIGEGETLTIGTRAGIKTVTRIEGGYAVDMGPWEFIYPDHAAAKAMDAVVNAGGLEVPRPGLSVSMGNPHTVVALAELSELAATDLHTKPSVQPEPEHGTNVEFVVPAEPLVVDGVGLLTMRVHERGVGETLSCGTGACAAAVAIRFWAGRDAPNEWAVTVPGGVVGVRFLTAEDGREHVELSGPAVLVARGTLL, encoded by the coding sequence CTGCCCGATTCAGGGGTTTCCGCGTCCGGCCTGCCCGTCTCCCTGGCCGGCCTTCCCTTCGCCAAGGGCCACGGCACCGGCAATGACTTTGTGCTGGTGGCCGACCCCGCCGGGGATCACGACTTTTCCCCTGCCGCCGCGGCAGCGGTCTGCGACAGGCACCGTGGAATCGGTGCCGACGGGCTGATCCGCGCCGTGCGCTCCGAACACCTGCCCGAGGGCCAGGCCCTGCTGCAGACCAATCCGGCCGCGGAATGGTTCATGGACTACCGCAACTCCGACGGCAGCCTGTCCGAGATGTGCGGCAACGGCGTGCGGGTGTTTGTGCACTTCCTGCTTGCCGAAGGGCTGGCGGAGATTGGTGAGGGTGAAACCCTCACCATCGGCACCCGCGCCGGAATCAAGACCGTTACCCGGATCGAGGGCGGTTACGCGGTGGACATGGGGCCCTGGGAATTCATTTACCCCGATCATGCCGCAGCCAAGGCCATGGATGCAGTGGTCAACGCCGGCGGTCTCGAGGTTCCCCGCCCGGGCCTGTCCGTAAGCATGGGCAACCCGCATACCGTGGTGGCCCTGGCTGAGCTGTCCGAACTGGCTGCCACCGACCTGCACACGAAGCCCTCGGTGCAGCCGGAACCGGAGCACGGCACCAACGTGGAATTCGTGGTTCCCGCTGAGCCCCTGGTGGTGGACGGTGTTGGACTGCTGACCATGCGGGTCCATGAACGCGGCGTGGGGGAGACCCTCTCCTGCGGCACCGGTGCCTGCGCGGCTGCCGTCGCCATCCGCTTCTGGGCCGGCCGCGACGCTCCGAACGAATGGGCCGTCACCGTGCCCGGCGGCGTCGTCGGCGTCCGGTTCCTCACCGCCGAGGACGGGCGGGAACACGTTGAACTCAGCGGTCCCGCCGTCCTGGTCGCCCGCGGCACCCTGCTCTAG
- a CDS encoding class I SAM-dependent methyltransferase, translating into MGSDHYFSSRPSGPEVRRPLRVTLDGVERTLVTSGGIFSPDAIDKGTVILLDEVPDPSPAGNLLDIGCGWGPIALTMALKSPGARVYAVDVNERCLALTSDNAAALGLANVTASRPEDVDADLRFDTIWSNPPIRIGKDELHALLLLWLPRLAPQGTAWLVVQKNLGADSLQKWIAEQLGSGYLVSRYSTAKSFRILKIVRKTADA; encoded by the coding sequence ATGGGTTCAGACCATTACTTCAGTTCACGGCCCTCGGGCCCCGAGGTCCGCAGGCCGCTACGAGTTACCCTCGACGGCGTCGAGCGGACCCTGGTGACCTCCGGCGGGATCTTCAGTCCCGATGCCATCGACAAGGGAACCGTGATCCTGCTGGACGAGGTCCCCGATCCGTCACCCGCAGGCAACCTGCTCGACATTGGCTGCGGCTGGGGGCCGATTGCGCTGACCATGGCCCTGAAATCCCCCGGTGCCCGCGTCTATGCCGTCGATGTCAACGAACGCTGCCTGGCCCTGACCAGCGACAATGCCGCTGCCCTTGGCCTGGCCAACGTCACCGCATCCCGCCCCGAAGACGTGGACGCCGATCTGCGCTTCGACACCATCTGGTCCAATCCGCCCATCCGCATCGGCAAGGACGAACTGCATGCCCTGCTGCTGCTGTGGCTGCCTCGTCTGGCCCCGCAGGGCACCGCCTGGCTGGTGGTGCAGAAGAACCTGGGCGCCGACTCGCTGCAGAAGTGGATCGCCGAGCAGCTCGGCAGCGGGTACCTGGTCTCCCGGTACAGCACCGCCAAGTCCTTCCGGATCCTGAAGATCGTCCGCAAGACCGCGGACGCCTAG
- the hflX gene encoding GTPase HflX produces MTINNSRPGTSGSAQPNSELSPEDIQGVIDRILAKEDAAEAKAPDGNAPRGRAQALSMDDAGHSEHDGDQEDLRERHALRRVAGLSTELEDVTEVEYRQLRLERVVLAGLWSEGTAADAENSLQELAALAETAGSEVLDGIIQRRLKPDPGTFLGSGKAQELKDIVAATGADTVIVDSELSPSQRRGLEDIVKVKVIDRTALILDIFAQHAKSREGKAQVELAQLEYLLPRLRGWGESMSRQAGGQVGSAGAGMGSRGPGETKIELDRRKIRTRMAKLRREIAGMKPARETKRANRHRNQVPSVAIAGYTNAGKSSLLNRLTDAGVLVENALFATLDPTIRKAQTEDGIGYTLADTVGFVRSLPTQLVEAFRSTLEEVADADLILHVVDASHPDPEGQIAAVRTVLSDVDARNVPEIIVLNKADAADPFVLERLRQKERRHVVVSARTGEGLDDLLQAISEGIPRPGVDLQLLVPYERGDVVSRLHSSDTEILSVEHSEEGTRLHVMVREGLASDLEPFVTHE; encoded by the coding sequence ATGACGATCAACAATTCCCGTCCTGGCACGTCCGGTTCCGCCCAGCCCAACTCGGAGCTGAGCCCGGAGGATATCCAGGGGGTCATTGACAGGATCCTCGCCAAGGAAGATGCAGCCGAGGCCAAGGCGCCCGACGGCAACGCACCCCGGGGCAGGGCCCAAGCACTGTCCATGGACGATGCAGGCCACTCGGAGCACGACGGCGACCAGGAGGATCTGCGCGAACGCCACGCCCTGCGGCGCGTGGCCGGGCTGTCCACCGAACTCGAAGACGTCACCGAAGTCGAATACCGCCAGCTGCGCCTGGAGCGCGTGGTACTGGCCGGTCTGTGGAGCGAGGGAACAGCGGCCGACGCCGAGAATTCGCTGCAGGAGCTGGCCGCGCTGGCCGAGACCGCGGGCTCCGAGGTGCTCGACGGCATCATCCAGCGGCGCCTGAAGCCGGATCCGGGCACCTTCCTGGGCTCGGGCAAGGCGCAGGAGCTCAAGGACATCGTTGCTGCCACCGGCGCGGATACCGTGATCGTGGACAGCGAGCTGTCCCCGTCGCAGCGCCGCGGCCTGGAGGACATCGTCAAGGTCAAGGTCATTGACCGCACCGCGCTGATCCTGGACATCTTCGCCCAGCATGCCAAGTCCCGTGAGGGCAAGGCCCAGGTGGAGCTCGCGCAGCTGGAGTACCTGCTGCCGCGCCTGCGCGGCTGGGGTGAATCCATGTCCCGCCAGGCAGGTGGCCAGGTGGGCAGCGCCGGCGCCGGCATGGGGTCGCGTGGTCCCGGTGAAACCAAGATTGAACTGGACCGGCGGAAGATCCGTACCCGGATGGCGAAACTGCGGCGCGAAATCGCCGGCATGAAGCCCGCCCGGGAAACCAAGCGGGCCAACCGGCATCGCAACCAGGTGCCCTCCGTGGCCATTGCCGGCTACACCAACGCCGGCAAGTCCTCGCTGCTGAACCGGCTTACGGACGCCGGGGTGCTGGTGGAGAACGCCCTGTTCGCCACGCTGGATCCGACCATCCGCAAGGCACAGACCGAAGACGGCATCGGCTACACGCTGGCCGACACCGTCGGTTTTGTGCGGTCCCTGCCGACCCAGCTGGTGGAGGCCTTCCGCTCCACCCTGGAGGAGGTGGCCGACGCCGATCTGATCCTGCACGTGGTGGATGCCTCGCATCCGGATCCCGAGGGCCAGATCGCTGCTGTTCGCACCGTGCTCAGCGATGTGGACGCCCGGAACGTGCCTGAGATCATCGTGCTCAACAAGGCCGACGCCGCCGATCCGTTTGTCTTGGAACGGCTGCGCCAGAAGGAACGCCGCCACGTTGTGGTGTCCGCCCGGACCGGCGAGGGTCTGGATGACCTGCTGCAGGCCATCTCCGAAGGCATTCCGCGCCCCGGCGTGGACCTGCAGCTGCTGGTGCCCTACGAACGCGGCGACGTTGTTTCCCGGCTGCACAGCTCTGACACCGAAATCCTCTCCGTGGAGCATTCCGAGGAAGGCACCCGCCTGCACGTAATGGTCCGCGAAGGCCTGGCATCTGATCTGGAGCCGTTCGTCACCCATGAGTAA
- a CDS encoding ATP-dependent DNA helicase, with amino-acid sequence MSKDTTGDVLELLDAAVAGMGGQNRPGQHEMARQVTHAIDEGQHLLVQAGTGTGKSLAYLVPLIHHALDSTKPTLVSTATLALQSQIVGRDLPRLLKTLKPKLPREVDVALLKGRSNYVCLHKTGGGFPEDEDPGGVLFTMGEDRAVAHPSPAPTSPMGREVLRLREWAEETDTGDRDDLVPGVSDKAWRQVSVTSMECLGAQKCPVAAECFSERARAQAAVADVVITNHAMLAIAAFEGLAVLPDYDVVVIDEAHELQDRVTGAVTGQLSGTVISAAVTAARKHTSASVEELAQAARAFEKSMEDVPSGLLPSGLNEEQGQAVARVREACRVALSDSKPEPGETADGGRQTARSRLMAVLAICERLVLAPDAGEVIWASRPSSFSPSGGYSPPDETAPATLNVAPLSVAGRLREGLFDGHTVVLTSATLAIGSEFGPVAGALGLLGPGAPAWTGTDVGSPFDYPRQGVLYVAKDLPKPERGTSEAQLDEIEALLTASNGGALGLFSSRRAAEDAADAMRSRVDFPILCQGENSMSALVKQFSEEPDTCLFGTMSLWQGVDVPGDSCRLVMIDRIPFPRPDDPLMTARTRAVAKAGGNGFMSVAATHAAVRLAQGAGRLIRASGDRGVVAILDSRMATARYGSFLRAALPPFWSTTDRSVVLKVLGRLAEQSGGQEVQRTARK; translated from the coding sequence ATGAGTAAAGACACCACCGGCGACGTCCTGGAACTGCTGGACGCCGCCGTCGCCGGCATGGGCGGGCAGAACCGTCCCGGCCAGCATGAAATGGCCCGCCAGGTCACGCACGCCATTGATGAAGGACAGCACCTTCTGGTGCAGGCCGGGACCGGCACCGGCAAGTCGCTGGCCTATCTGGTGCCGCTGATCCATCACGCCCTGGACAGCACCAAGCCCACGCTCGTCTCCACCGCCACCCTGGCGCTGCAGTCCCAGATTGTCGGGCGTGACCTGCCGCGCCTGCTCAAGACCCTCAAGCCCAAGCTGCCGCGCGAGGTTGACGTGGCGCTGCTCAAGGGCCGAAGCAACTACGTGTGCCTGCACAAGACCGGCGGGGGCTTCCCGGAAGATGAGGATCCGGGCGGTGTCCTGTTCACCATGGGGGAGGACCGCGCCGTGGCCCACCCCTCTCCAGCTCCCACCTCGCCCATGGGGCGGGAAGTGCTCCGGCTGCGTGAATGGGCTGAGGAGACCGACACCGGAGACCGCGACGATCTGGTGCCCGGTGTCAGCGACAAAGCGTGGCGCCAGGTATCGGTAACGTCCATGGAGTGCCTCGGTGCGCAGAAATGCCCTGTCGCCGCCGAGTGTTTCAGCGAGCGTGCGCGCGCGCAGGCGGCCGTGGCCGACGTCGTCATTACCAACCACGCGATGCTGGCCATTGCCGCGTTCGAAGGTCTGGCCGTGCTGCCGGACTACGACGTCGTTGTCATCGATGAAGCCCACGAACTGCAGGACCGGGTCACCGGTGCCGTGACCGGTCAGTTGTCCGGAACAGTGATTTCCGCGGCGGTGACGGCTGCCCGGAAGCACACCTCGGCCAGTGTGGAGGAGCTGGCGCAGGCCGCCCGCGCCTTTGAGAAGTCGATGGAGGACGTCCCCTCCGGACTGCTGCCCAGCGGCTTGAACGAAGAACAGGGGCAGGCGGTGGCCCGGGTGCGTGAAGCGTGCCGGGTGGCGCTGTCCGATTCCAAGCCAGAACCCGGGGAAACGGCCGACGGCGGCCGCCAGACGGCGCGCTCGAGGCTGATGGCCGTCCTCGCAATCTGCGAGCGGTTGGTCCTGGCGCCGGATGCGGGAGAAGTCATCTGGGCCTCACGCCCCAGTTCCTTCTCGCCCTCGGGCGGATATTCGCCGCCGGATGAAACGGCACCGGCCACCCTGAACGTGGCACCGCTGTCCGTGGCCGGACGCCTGCGCGAGGGCCTGTTTGACGGACACACCGTGGTGCTGACCTCTGCGACCCTGGCGATTGGCTCCGAATTCGGGCCCGTGGCCGGAGCCCTGGGGCTGCTCGGCCCGGGAGCGCCTGCCTGGACCGGCACCGACGTCGGCAGCCCCTTCGACTATCCGCGGCAGGGCGTGCTGTATGTCGCGAAGGACCTGCCCAAGCCTGAGCGCGGCACCTCCGAAGCGCAGCTGGATGAAATCGAGGCGCTCCTGACGGCATCCAACGGGGGAGCGTTGGGGTTGTTCTCGTCCCGGCGGGCCGCCGAAGACGCAGCCGACGCCATGCGGTCCCGCGTGGATTTCCCGATCCTGTGCCAGGGCGAGAACTCCATGTCGGCGCTGGTGAAGCAGTTCTCAGAGGAGCCTGACACCTGCCTGTTCGGAACCATGTCACTCTGGCAGGGCGTTGACGTGCCCGGTGACTCGTGCCGGCTGGTGATGATCGACCGGATTCCGTTCCCGCGCCCCGATGATCCGCTGATGACGGCGCGCACCCGCGCCGTGGCGAAGGCCGGCGGGAACGGTTTTATGTCCGTTGCCGCGACCCATGCCGCCGTGCGGCTCGCTCAGGGAGCCGGACGCCTTATCCGCGCCTCCGGCGACCGCGGTGTGGTCGCCATCCTTGATTCACGGATGGCGACGGCGCGCTATGGCAGTTTCCTTCGGGCCGCCCTGCCCCCGTTCTGGTCCACCACTGACCGTTCTGTGGTGCTCAAGGTCCTGGGCCGTCTTGCGGAACAGTCCGGTGGGCAGGAAGTGCAGCGCACCGCCCGGAAGTAA
- the lexA gene encoding transcriptional repressor LexA: protein MARRTVSEDSTNQPAAAAVRPKGLTPRQKTVLEMIQRSVSTNGYPPTMREIGDTVGLASLSSVTHQLVQLEKLGYIRRDPKRPRAMEILIPLMLRDGKAEDPAAGGSAFGTGVSPDTSAGGRAQGIAGNAEGRSGQDYSAPLASVTELSTSVDTAMVPLVGRIAAGGPILAEQVVEDIMPLPRQLVGHGDLFMLRVSGDSMVDAAICDGDWVVVRRQPTADNGDIVAALLDDEATVKTFRQRNGHTWLLPQNTRYEPIVGDHAVIMGKVVSVMRSL from the coding sequence GTGGCCCGCAGGACTGTTTCCGAAGACAGCACCAATCAGCCAGCCGCCGCAGCCGTGCGTCCCAAAGGGCTCACCCCCCGGCAAAAAACGGTGCTCGAGATGATCCAGCGGTCCGTTAGCACCAACGGGTACCCGCCCACCATGCGCGAAATCGGCGACACGGTGGGGCTGGCCAGCCTGTCCAGCGTGACCCATCAGCTGGTCCAGCTGGAGAAGCTGGGCTACATCCGCCGCGACCCCAAGCGCCCCCGTGCCATGGAGATCCTTATCCCCTTGATGCTGCGCGACGGCAAGGCTGAAGATCCGGCAGCGGGCGGATCAGCCTTCGGCACAGGGGTTTCCCCGGACACGTCGGCCGGCGGCCGGGCCCAAGGGATCGCAGGTAACGCCGAAGGGCGCTCCGGACAGGATTATTCCGCACCGCTGGCCTCGGTCACCGAGCTCTCCACCTCCGTGGATACGGCCATGGTTCCCCTTGTCGGCCGCATCGCCGCAGGCGGGCCGATCCTCGCGGAGCAGGTGGTGGAGGACATCATGCCCCTGCCGCGGCAGCTGGTGGGTCACGGCGACCTCTTCATGCTCAGGGTCTCGGGTGATTCGATGGTCGATGCGGCAATCTGCGACGGCGACTGGGTGGTCGTCCGCCGGCAGCCCACCGCCGACAACGGCGACATCGTTGCAGCACTGCTTGACGACGAAGCCACAGTGAAGACCTTCCGGCAGCGCAACGGCCACACCTGGCTGCTGCCCCAGAACACCCGCTATGAGCCCATCGTGGGCGACCACGCGGTGATCATGGGCAAGGTAGTCTCCGTGATGCGCTCGCTCTAG
- a CDS encoding LysM peptidoglycan-binding domain-containing protein, with protein sequence MLTAAAALTMLGFFTAPAMASNGGPDVTRTVQVSVGPGESLWGLAQEYAPDRDPRAVVADMIELNNLSDDRIPAGVQLFIPVAR encoded by the coding sequence ATGCTCACCGCAGCGGCCGCACTCACCATGCTCGGGTTCTTCACAGCTCCGGCCATGGCATCCAACGGCGGACCGGACGTCACCCGGACAGTCCAGGTCAGCGTCGGACCCGGCGAGTCTCTCTGGGGGCTCGCACAGGAATACGCACCAGACCGGGATCCGCGGGCCGTTGTTGCCGACATGATTGAACTGAACAACCTGAGCGATGACCGTATCCCTGCCGGAGTTCAGCTGTTTATTCCGGTCGCCCGCTGA